The following are encoded in a window of Gossypium raimondii isolate GPD5lz chromosome 13, ASM2569854v1, whole genome shotgun sequence genomic DNA:
- the LOC128036167 gene encoding uncharacterized protein LOC128036167: MESDFAALSLDDDDEEILQAEGEIELVSEEEALSLVGCFLTASIIHFPPMKSTMANLWHPIKGIQIRDLGGKRYIFKFFLIMDMERVIKGSPWTFNNHLLILHKLQWGEDPLRIPLILSPFWVQVHDVPIGFYSESLAMQLGNFIGIFQEYNSSSLGKENMNYMQIRVHIDIRRPLKRKKQVQFKNKCSYVRFKYERLTLFCFFCGRLGHNNSYCEVKMQTGYEIEEMGWDFSLRAQSRRAQAMSSAWLREEGGPLGRSSREEFRSNEDWRKARKFENIPDPILGFNLEGNGLK; this comes from the coding sequence ATGGAATCAGATTTTGCAGCTCTATCccttgatgatgatgatgaagaaatcCTGCAAGCGGAAGGAGAAATAGAATTGGTTAGTGAAGAAGAAGCGCTAAGCCTAGTTGGTTGTTTCCTTACAGCCAGTATCATCCATTTTCCTCCAATGAAAAGTACCATGGCTAATTTATGGCATCCTATCAAGGGGATTCAAATCAGAGATCTGGGAGGAAAGaggtatatttttaaattctttcttATTATGGATATGGAAAGAGTTATAAAAGGGTCCCCTTGGACATTTAATAATCATCTGCTGATTTTGCATAAATTGCAATGGGGAGAGGACCCACTCCGAATTCCATTAATTTTATCACCTTTCTGGGTACAAGTTCACGATGTTCCCATAGGTTTTTATTCTGAAAGCCTAGCCATGCAATTAGGGAATTTTATTGGAATTTTCCAAGAGTACAATAGTTCTAGTTTGgggaaagaaaatatgaattatatgcaGATCAGGGTTCACATTGATATCCGTCGTCCTCTTAAAAGGAAAAAGCAGGTTCAGTTTAAGAACAAGTGTTCTTATGTTCGATTTAAATATGAGAGAttaactctcttttgcttcttctGTGGCCGATTAGGACATAACAATTCATATTGCGAAGTAAAAATGCAAACAGGGTATGAAATAGAAGAGATGGGATGGGACTTCTCCTTGCGTGCACAGTCAAGGAGAGCCCAAGCAATGAGCAGTGCCTGGCTAAGGGAGGAGGGAGGACCATTAGGCAGAAGTAGTAGAGAAGAATTCAGGAGCAACGAAGATTGGAGAAAGGCAAGAAAATTTGAGAATATTCCTGATCcaattttaggttttaatttggAAGGTAACGGGCTTAAATAG